The DNA window CTGGCAGGACTCTGAAGACTCAGATGTCCTGGGTCCCATTGTAACTATTTGGATGGAAAAGCCCAAGGGAATTCATGAAACTTTTTGGCATGATTCTGATGTCCAAAGCAAATTCCAAAGGAGATCCTGTTCATTGGGAAGAGAAATTTCAAGGTGAAGTCTGCCTCCaagcaggacttttttttttttttttttttttttttttttttgaggttaaGAGAAGAAGTTGGAAAATACTTGAAACCCTCCTAGACTCGGAGAGAACGGCATGGCGCACCCagatcttttctttgtttctcttcatgGCTAAGAGGGTTGTCTCCCCAGATATCCCTGAACTGTGATCCAGTCTAGCCATCCGGCCACTTGGCCACTTTGGTCTGTGCTGACCGCTGTATACCGAACAAAGTCTTGTGTTGAAGCCGTCACTAGGCCGGCCCTGAAATGAAGGTCAAAGAGGCTGGTGTTGGTGATGTAATTGTGTAACCTGGAAAGTACTGTGCGGTTGTGGGTCTCTCTAACAATCATCACTCCTCTGAGAAGCATGTGACCTGCCATCCGAGAGCCTCCCGCTCCAGGACATGGCGGATTCCCCTGTTCTCCCCTTTAAGAGTTCAGAGAGCTAGAATCCGGGAGACCCCCTCAGTGGCCGGAGCGATGGGAAATTTCCCCTTGAGAACAGACTGACACGTAGATCCCAGATACTACCTAACTGGTGCAAGAGTTCTCTTAGGCTTCTCTCCGACTGCTGCGTTAGCTGGCACGAAATTCCCAGAGATCAAAGGGAACTGACACCGTTTCCCTTCCCAGAGGGCCAAGTGCATGAGCCTGGGAGTCCCACAGACAGAAAGAAGGTGAAGGAGCATCAGTACTGTTTGTGGGAACAGACTACACAGCGTACCTGTGTTTATTAAGACCATGACTCAAATCACAAGGGCTGTGGTTCCTGCAAAACCAACTGGTCCAGGTCCTGTGGACTGACCAAGAAGCAGCAAACATCTTCTCACGCCAGAGAGACCCCAGCCACTTATGGCATCAGAGGTGACCGTCGAAAGGAGCCCAGGTTGGCCCCTTTCTCTGTGCTCCCCGGCTGTCCAGACTCGGGCTCTCGGACCCAACAGGGAGGTGCTCTAGTCTAGAGTCAAGGGACTAGGGTTTGGATCTTGATTCCCCTCTTACAAGCTGTTGGGCCTAATGTCTTTGAGCCTCTGTTAAGATAGATGAGTTCTCAGTTTAGAGAACAGTTGTGAGAATAAAATCAGATGGTGTATGCCCGCCACATCAAACCTGGTAACTGTTCTCTTTCTCGGTGTTATTTCTGTTGTTCCTTCTCCGTTGAAGGGGTTTGTTGGATCAGCCCAGTTCTTTTGGTCACCATGTCAGAAGCTGATGAACGTCAAAGGAGACAGTTTTGTgtagcaaaagcaacaaaagaatgAGAGCAAGTCGAACTCTGGGGGCAGGAAGTACAGCCTCTGCGACAGCCAAAGGCCACCCAGCTGTGTGAGCGGCTAGAGAGAGACGGGGCGGTCTGGGTGGGACCCTCCGGATgggaccctcccccctcccctgcctgcaccACACACACGGCTCGGGGGAAACAGAAGATGGGACCCTCTGCTTGCTGAGCAGCTAATCATAACTGCCCACAATAGTCAGGGACAGACACAGAAGCAAGACGACACACTGAGAGATCATTCCCGTGGGCCCTCGAACCCCAGCAGCACATTCCTGGGGATCCTGTGCCTTTTCCAAGGCCAGTTCCCATCTTGGGTTCTAGCCAGTCTTTTCAATAATTACAGAGCTGTCAGCGTCTCACGAAGGGCCGTCCCTGGACGTGACTGCCTTGGGAGGCTGTCCCCTGCCACCTGAGCGCAGCACAGGGGAggacccagagcctggggagcACTGGAGGGCTCACAGCTAGCCCCTTGCCATGCCCTGAAATCAGAAGGGTCCACCAGATGGTACCCACCACATTCTAATAGTCTGAGTGGATAAGagcagccaggagctggggggggaCGTATATCTACAGTTTGTCCATTGCTCAGAATTGCCCCAGACTATACACACCCACAGTGCAGCCCACAGGCCGGTTTGGCAGAGGACACGCAGCCCATCCCGCACGGAGCGGAGAGCTTGTCTGAGAGGGGCTCAGACCGTGCTGTGCCCTCCTCTCTCATTCCTTCTTGATGCTCAAGGGGTTTGCCTCCTTCCCCTCAGCCTGACAGCAGAGAGCGAGCAGTGGGGCCATGGGGGATGCAGGGTGGCGCCCAGGCGCCTGGCAGGCTACAGTGGGGTCACCATGGGAGGTGAGGCCACCAGTAGGAGGGTAACTGGCAACATATGCTGACCCTGGTCTCTCCTGCGCCTACACTTCCTCCCCCTCCAGCTAACTCCCTCGTCCCCCCGCCCCGGCTGAAGTCGAGATGGCAGCGCTCACCCTTCTCGGTGCTAGGGCCACTGTTACCCATTAGTCTGAAGCCCCGAGTCCCTGTTTTTGGACGGGTCAATGGGATACGTGGAGGGCATGTTGGAaggtgggagaaaggagaggcagggagaagttCAGTTGTctactttcctttattttctcctcaAACTCAACGTGCTCCCCCAGGGACACCCTGATCTAGAAGATGGGGGCCGTGTGAAACCACAGGACAGGCACCACTGGCCTTCCTGGAAAGTACATCGTAGTGCAGGGAATAGGCAGCAAACGTTCCCAAGTGCAACCCAGAACCCCAGGTACGTTATGATATAAATGTAAAGTAtacatgtcatttttaaagatagaacTGGGGTCTTGAAAGGAATGTCAGGCTTGAGGAAGGACTTCCAGGCTCTGCCCCCCAAAACCCATAGCTTCAGCTCCGCTCTGCCATCGGGGGCATTCAGAGTGAGCTTTGCTCCAGCACGTTGGGTGGGCCCCAGGTTCAGGGCCGGGGGTCCCAGCAGGGTTGGTGGTGCCAGGAGACTGGGTGCCCCACGATACGCACCAGGCTGATCCTGGGACCTGTGGTGGGGACTCCCAAGAAGAGAACTGGAGGTGGGAGCTGGGGAACCACAGTCCCTGGTGCCACCTGTCACAATGACCTCTGGGGGCCTGGGCTCCTCAAGTATGGCCTGGAGGGCTCTACATCTTCCCGTCCAGCCCCTTCCCTCAGCTCTTCTGCACAGCACAGCCCAGGGGGAGCTCGCAGCCCTTTATCATTGAATCAGTAGAGAAGACAGACCAAGAGGCTGGAGACCAGCCTTGTAAGTCTTCAGGAGAAAATCAACCCTTGCGCTCCTTCATTTCAGCCCCAAGTTTGGAAAGACTCAAGCACCTTTGGAGACGCACCAAATCATCTGAAATTCAGctatcttcttcccttcctcttttttctaattatttctctcCCTGTGGACCTTGGATGCCTAGCGAGGTTGACCTCTTCCAAGCAGCTTCTTTGCATTCTCTGTGTCGCCTGGGCCAGAAGCCacctcttcccctgcctgccttGTCGCttgcccctttcttctcctgaagggaagaaaaagttgCTTATTGTCttactttctctgtttctttctcttcgtGAACAATTGTACATTGTACAGGTAGCATCTGAGTAGGAAACATACTCAGTGTGTGATGCAGAATGAGGCCTTTGGCTAACAGTGAGCTACTAAACCAGAAAGGACAAGCAGACAATCAGTTGCCTGGCACGGTTCTAGTAAATGGCCATCACCTGCTCTCTCCAGAGCCTCTGTGTAGTTACATGGGCAGATTTAGCATTACAGGAAAATATTGCACGAGGAATATTCTAGAAGTATGTAACTCACACTGCTTGAGACTCAACCACATTATCTTTCACTAACCGGAAAATGTTATGGTTAAGCCACAAAGGAAACCAATTCAAATCTCAGAGTGTAGTTGGCAGTGGCGTATTCTTGTGAATCCTACTTTTCTTTCGTATGTAGATCAACACTGACTTTATAGTCAGACACACTTGGAATTTTGCATCCCCACTCAGCCACACACCAgccctgtgactttgggcaagttacatgACCTCTCTGGGCCAAAGTTTTCATGTTTGCAAAATTAAATGGATGATAGTATCTACCTCATTTGAAGATCAAGTGAGTAAATACATAGAAAACACTTCACCCGTGACCACTTAGTAAACGGTGGCTCCTTGAGATCGTTCTAGGTAGCTGGGGTCAGTTTTGAATGATCCATTAAGAGGGATAAAGCTCTCGGTGAATCCACTAGAGGAAAAACATTTGTTCTGCCTGCAGCACCCCCGGCCCCACTTCGCACCAGCAACGTTTACATAACTCCGGGACCCCTCGGCGACATTTATTTACGTAGCCCCTACTTACTCTCTGCACTGATGCATTTCTCCCTTGTGAAATTTCTCCCAAGTAGTGAGTCTCCTGTGAAATCGGACAGTTTTACTTTGCACGCGGCAGGAATGTGTACGTGGCCCTGGGGCGTCCATTCAATAAGAGAAGTCTGTGTCCGGACAATCACAGTACTGAGGGGGCCGTGGGGGGAGGGCCACGCCACAGCTAGCAAAGGAACGGCAGCCCCAGGGTTAGGACGCTGGAGCCCTTTGGCCCATGGCACTTGCTCTTTCAGAAGCCCCTACTGCCGGCGTGGTCAGTGGAGCCCAGACCTGTGCCCTCTCTGCGGAGACACAGAGCACCGGAGAGCAAGAGCATGTGACGTGCTTTCAGAAGGTCGGGCAGGAGCTGGGGTCACATCCACGGGTGGTCTGCCAAACCTCATCACGGCCGGAACCCCTGCTGTTGGCAAGCAGCACAGGGACAGGCCACCTCGTGATGCTCCCTGCCGCCAGCTGTTCCAGGTGGTTCCGTCACGCTAAGCCTTATTAAGCGAGTACAGATGTGTCATTTGTTCTCCAGGGAACTGGGAAGGACACGCCACTCTTCCCTCGCCTGAGACCTCTCATGAGCGTTCCTACCCCATTGGCCCTCGGCAGCCGTCAGACTCCCCGCCACCACCCTCACCCCCGGTTTCTCCCTTCTGTGCAGATCGTGGCTGCCATCCTCGCCATCGCTGGGATCGTGATGATGACCTACGCCGATGGCTTCCACAGCCATTCTGTCATCGGCATAGCGCTGGTGGTGGGCTCTGCATCCATGTCTGCCCTCTACAAGGTAAGCGCGGGGAGCGAGCTCGCCGAGGAACAGCAGGCCCGTTACCTCTGGAGCATCTCTGAGGGCACCCGTGCTTTGAGACCAGCAGCTGCTTTCAGTGGGCAGACAGACTTCCAGGGATGAGGCGTGCACCCGCTCTTGGCTTTGGCTCTCTAGACCTTTCCATCAAGGGCCATCTCTCTGCAGTGCTGGGGCTAAAATAGGTGGAACGGTGGATGGGCAGCacggggcccctggggggccggcTCAGTGTCTGGGGGGCTGACTTCCCACCAGGTTTGACGTGAAGATTTAAGTATCTGGTGTCGCCTCGTCACTGAAATCTTTCATCGCGTGGTTTCCGCAGCTACCGGTCCTCAGCATGAATCCATATGCATTTTAAGCATTGCCCGTAGGCTGAATCAATAAAAGCCCAACTCCTGCGATACGGGGATTATAACATATTTTTGACAAAATGTGGGGAAGCCCTAGAAAGCATGTCCCAACTGCAGGGCTGGATGAAGCCATGTTTGATCCCCACcctttgcccccccaccccaccccatcacGGCTCCTGGCTgcgctccctcctccttcccttgcttcctctctcctccttttacCTCCGTAGTGAAGACTGCAGATCTTCTCTGGCCTCCGAGTCGGGAAGCTGACCTGGAGGATTCAATGAGGAATAGGGGTTTAGCTTTGAGACTTATGGCCCTTCGTGGATCCAGACAGTAGGACAGAAGAAAATTAAGTCCAGTAGAGAGTTAGAAGAAAAGGCACTTTTCCCCCCCGCTCTGTGTGTAACACATTTTGTGGTTTTGGAATGAGAAATGACCGTACCTTCCCGTCCTTCATTGCCTCCCTGCCCTCACTGCCCACAGAGAGGCACGCGGCCCATCTGCGTGCTCTGGGACACATGCCCCCAAGAAGAGGCGATGGCCCCGCACCACTCTGAGACTTGAAAGCCACTATTCAAATGCAGAAAATGGGACCAGGCCACAGGCCGCTGAACTCCATTAGCTGCGTGCTAGTGGGAAGCAGAGCGCCTATGGAAATGCAATCCACAAGGAACACAAATAATTCTGATTCCGACTCCCCTTTCCCATCTCCTCCACTGCCCGATCTTTATCCAGAGGGGCCAGTGGATGGAAGGCTGAAagcaatttatttctctttttatgcttTGTGCACACATGCCCAGAAATACCTGAAAGATTTGTGACGTGGCtgaagagggaagaggcaggcaaAGTAGGAGGCCCAACAATGCAGAGACTCAAGCTGGACTCAGATCCGGTCCCTGGTCGTGGGCAGTTCACTGGACCGCAGGGGCGGCTGCCTCTGTCAGCCTGGCTTCCCGGCCACTCCAGGCACATCTGTCGCTCTCCTTCTGGGCCTCACACACCTGAAATATGTACAAACGAGAACAGGTGCAAGAAATCAAAGGGGGCTGCCTTCCACTAAACCCCACGCCGTTTCTGGAACAGGGTGCGTGGGGTGGAGCAGAGATGAGCTCTGAGTGTTATAATCCCTCTACCTTCGGTTTATAGAAAATGTCTCTGCAGCCAAAGCCCTTCGTACTGGGGGCAGGCTGTGTGGTACGGAGGCAGGGATCCCCAAGAGGGATGTGTCCGCGTGGCAGCTAGCTCTAATTTCTGTGGCTTCCCCGTCTTCGGACGCTCTGAAGCTGGGACGTGGTGCCATGAATACAACACAGACAAATCAAGCCTAGCGTGTAAAGCCGTGACTCCCAGAGATGCCCTGAGGCCAGAGATCCGCAACTCTCCATGGCGCGCGTGGGGCAGACCCCACCACCCTTTCCCTGAAGGCTTAGTGGGGTCGGATTTGCCTGTCACCTGGCTGTGGCCCTGAGCCCAGGCCCAGCCTCAGTCAGGTGCACCCACTGGCCCTGTGGCGAGGCTTCACCCACCCTCCTCTGCTTTCTCCGGCAGGTTCTGTTCAAGCTCCTCCTGGGCGGTGCTAAGTTCGGAGAAGCCGCcttatttttgtccattttgggTGTGTTTAACATCCTCTTCATCACCTGTATTCCTGTCATCCTCTACTTTACCAAAGTGGAATACTGGAGCTCTTTCGATGACATTCCATGGGGAAACCTTTGTGGATTTTCAGTCCTCTTATTGAGTAAGTGGCGATTCCCCCTGTCAGAATCCCTGTCAGAATCCCCGTCAGAAGTGACGACTGAGGAGCAGGACCCGGGCAGCTCCAGGGGCATCTAGAAACCCGTGTCCTAAAGAAGAGAAGCGTTCTGTTGTTAGCCTTCAGTTGCCAGTGCTTCTCAACACCGTGGTGCCTCTCCAAGTGAAGCCCTTGTAATGACGAAGCTGGATTCTAGTTCCAGAACCGCAGGCATGGCAGGAGTAGCCATGGTCACCGCTGCTCCGAGGAGTGCTGTGTGTGACCTCCTGATGACGGAACATTCCTTACAGGCCCGGGAGGGAGCTGGTCGGTTAATGCACGCAGAGTTCTTAGAACGTGGTCTGATGTGAGTCGGCGTCCGCTACGTTTTCTCAGTTATCATTGCAGTGACTGTCGTCACCACCTTTACCTGATGGAAGGCTGGTCCAAGGCAGGAAAGTAGCCAAGGAGGGGCCCCAcccagtttctctctttttttagattttatttattcatttgacagagagagacagccagcgagagagggaacacaagcagggggagtgggagaggaagaagcaggctgccagcggaggagcccaatgcagggctcgatcccaggactctgggatcacgccctgagccgaaggcagacgcttaacgactgagccacccaggcgccccctcacccaGTTTCCATCTTAAAATGCACAACCCAAAGCACCTGTCTGTGCTCATCCCAGACTCACTGCTGGCAACGGAGAAAAGCGAAGTTAGTAGGACGAGTCGGATGGTCCCAGTCCTGTTTTCCAGGGCCTTCTCACGGATGaccttttctgaatttctttgcTCTTCTTCAAAGCTcggggaagggaggaaagctGATTGATCAGAATATGTGTCCCTAATCCCCACCCAGGCTCACCGAGTCAGAGAAAATGGCAGGAGTAACTCCTGCGACTCCAGCCTCAccaggggagctggggtgggcCAGACCAGGGAGGGGGCCAAGTCCAGGGCCAGTAACAAATAATACCCttcttctgttctttatttcagCATTCAATATTGTATTAAATTTTGGAATTGCTGTTACGTATCCCACTCTGATGTCTGTTGGAATCGTCCTCAGTGTACCTGTGAACGCAGGTAAGCTTGTATGGCTTCCTCTATCTGcttgtaaacacacacacacacacacattcacactccCAAACACATGCACTCACATGCAGTCTTGCTGTGCCAGCTATGGAAAGCATGTTTGCCCTTCTGTGTGGAAAGAAAGCACTGGGGCAGAATGTCGGCACGTGTTACCCATACGGTGTTTCTCCAGAATGCACCGGTTTTCACTGACCACACCAAGGCACAGATGGTTCCAAGCCATCTCAGTTCCAACTGGTGTGGGAACCAGAGATGAatctcattcatcttttttttttttaagatttgattttatttatttatttatttatttatttatttatttattcgacagagagagccagagagagagggaacacaagcagggggagtgggagaagaagaagcaggctcccagcggaggagcctgatatggggctcgatcccataacggcgggatcacgccctgagccgaaggcagatgcccaaccgctgtgccacccaggcgcccctgaatctcaTTCATCTTAGTAAAAAGTATGGAAAATTATGTAGCAGGcaaaaaattcagttttgtaCGTGACTTTCTGGGGGAGAAAGTGTGCTCCGGCGTGCCAGGTGTGGGGTAGTGCTTGCAAGCTGAGGAAGCACAAACAACATTCTCCACCTCCCAGAAGAGCGAGAGCCCTTCGGCCAGTGACTCGGGACCTTGCTTTGCTTTCTGCCTGGGGTCTCCCCGTGCACTCACTTGGCAGCTCTTCCTCACCTCCCTACTTTTCCTGGCTCATTCTGGTGACCGTTTTGGATTTTCTTCCCCGAGCTCCCTCCTTACACCTGACGTCCCCGTCTAACCTGTTCTTAGCCGAGGAAGGGTTTGTAAATCAGTTCTCTCCACCGCACTCACCCCCTTGGCCCCGGGCACAGCCCCGTCCCCCAAAGCCACGTGCAGAAGCCTCCTACCCACAGGCCATTAGAGGGTTCACCCCCAGGGAGGGGCAAGCCTTCACCCTGTTCAACATGGCATCAGTCGGCAAAACAGCTCTCAGCTCCCTAAGCCTTTTCCCGTGATTTGGTTCTTCGCCCCTCCTGTCCCACGTGTTCTGCGCATGCCTCGCCCTGGCCCCAGACTCTTCTCGGGGAACCTCAGGGCAGCATGCGCAAAAAGGCCCGGCTGGGGCATCTGGGCACTACGCTCGGGCCAGCAGCAGCCCTGCCCGCCAGGGGATGGTGGTCCCCGCTCGTTGCCCTCGCTCGGCATTTCCCAAGGCTGGAAGACCCGGAGCTCCTGCAGAGCTGGTAAGAAGTGGTCCAACCTGTCGGGCTCCAGACGCTGCCGCCTTTGGAAAAATAACTACCGACTTACCCCCACGCCTCACTGCGTCTTTAGAGTCGCCGCGATGCTGCTGCGAGCCGGCCTCTGGCGGGCAGCTCCTGGACGGAGGCGCACTTTGCCGTCTCGCACGGCCAGGCATCTGAGACGTTAACCAGAATCCCTTCTTACGACTCACCTGCAGCATAAGAGGTGTAATCGGTGTCAAAGGAAGGACGCACGTTCAGTTCGCagctggaggagagaagcagggggtCCACCATCACCCAAGTACCAGCGCAGAGCGCTTGGGTGGCTTTCCCGCTCGCCCTGACGTTTGTCTCTGGAGCTGCTCATGTGTCCTGCTAATCGACCATCCCCGTGTGCTGAATGTACCGAATGTTCtgtcattattaaaaattcaaggATTTCTGAACTACACTGAGATGAAAGAGGcactttatttgtttttatatctctaaggatattctctttttatttattgcttattttgtatttttttagttttatttaagttcaagttagttaaaatatagtgtattattggGGTGGAATTTCGtaattcaccagttgcatataacacccagtgctcattgcatcaagtgccctccttaatgcccaaccCCCAGTTACCCTGTCCCttcagcccctgcccctccagcgaccctcagtttgttccctagagttgagagtctcttatggtttgcctccctctctgtttttatcttattttgttttcccttcccttcctctacgttcatctgttttgtttcttgaattccacatatgagtgaaattatgtgatatttgtctttctttgcctgaCTTATTTAAAAGAGGCACTTTAATTCCACGAAAGGgctacaaacacatttttttttcggGTTTAACTTtcatccctttctctttctctgcccaccCTGTAGACAAAGTGAGAGctgggtcggggtggggggagggggggaggcagggaaggtggAGGATGGTGAGGAAGGACAGAGCCAGGCCGCATcctgggcagcaggaggaggcCCGCACGCGGAGAGCTGGCGCACAGCTGGCCAGTGAGGCGGCGTTCAAAGGCTGCACGCTCTAACGCAGCAAACCCTCTCTCacaaaatgatataaaagaaaaGGAGTTGGTGCCTCTTGTGCAGAGGGCGGGCTCCAAATTTGCTTTGTCTGGCTTAACAAGagaacaaggaaataaaaaaaagaaaggaatggggcgcctgggtagcgcagtcgttgaggcgtctgccttcggctcagggcgtgattccggcgtaccgggatcgagtcccacatcgggctcctccgctgtgagcctgcttcttcctctcccactccccctgctgtgttccctctctcgctggctgtctctctgtcacataaatatataaaatctttaaaaaaaaaagaaaggaagaaagaaaggaaggaaggaagaaagaaagacaaaaaccttaATATTGTAGACCTTTAATAAACTTTAATACTTAGTGATGACCCAGGTGGCTTTGGAGCCTCGTGCTAATGATGCCCTGGGGAGGAAcaagaatttatatttattatcttctagAAACCAGTTTGAGTTTGGTCTTCAAaccatatatatgcatatattgggaaataatgcttttaaattataaaatatcattgTAGAAGACATGAAAAGTAccaaaatgtaaagaaagcaATCACACGTTCAGTGTCCTGCCACCCAGGGGAGGCCAAAATTAAACTTTGGGacgatgtgtgtgtgtatttatttatctccACCTGCCTATTTGCTTTGTCTCTCATGCAAATCAATATCTGAACTAAGGTGCCAGGTCAGTTTGGGGAAGTGAAACAGAAGCGCCAGGCTTCACCCCAGGGAGGTGTTataaaattaagaggcagcccctgccctccaggaacaAAGCCACACCGAGGAGGATTCTGCGGTCAAGAAGACCTCTGCTCCGCGCCGCCCACACAAGAGGACGCCTCGGGCCCCGCCCTGCACCCGGGCCTGGCTCCCCTCTGAGTAACCCGACTTCTCTCTTGTCTTGCGCAGTGGTTGATCACTACACCAGTAAGATAGTCTTCAACGGGGTCCGGGTcatcgccatcatcatcatcggcctgggcttcctcctcctgctcttgccCGAGGAGTGGGACGTCTGGTTGATCAAGCTGCTCACTCGCCTCAaagtgaggaagaaggaggagacgGCGGAGGGCGGTGCAGACCTGGGCTCGGGACCCCAGAGCAAGAACAGAAGAGCCCGCCCTTCCTTCGCGCGCTGACCTCGTCCTTCCAGAACTCTGCGGCGAGCGCTCACGCTCGTGTTAGGGACTTGGAGGTCTGTTCCTGACAGGGGACCCTCAGTTTGGTAAGGTGTGTACATACCTGTACAGCTCCGGTATTCTGCGGTAAGTTATACGGTATTTATTGGCATGTCCAATTTGCTTGCACTTTTTCCACATCAGACCTTTCACCTAAGGGTACCAAttccagaggaaagagaaaagaagagcctCTGGGCCCTTTCGAAATGAATGTAAAGCCGGTTAAAATTATCCTTGCATAGATTGTTCGGGATGGCAAGAGGCAGGGCAAGTGTTCTGAATCTTAGCCACTGCAAATTACATTGCACACTGTGATTATTTTTCAGCTATGGTAggtcatattttgttttataccaGAGCTGTGCTCTTAATTTTAAGGGATTTTGATGAACCAAAAGACGACTGTAAGTTACTttgggtggatggagggatggagggatggacgCGAAGAGgtgaaacagaaaagcaaaaatggactTCGGAAGCCACGGGCTGTGGCTAACCtgggggtggcaggtggaggcggacaggccctgggccaggtggcagagagggaaggaggagtcCGAGCCCCAGCTGGCCTGCTCTCACCTGAGTGTGTAAGATCGTGCAAGAGAAATTACAGTGCCTTCTACAGAATT is part of the Ursus arctos isolate Adak ecotype North America unplaced genomic scaffold, UrsArc2.0 scaffold_7, whole genome shotgun sequence genome and encodes:
- the SLC35F3 gene encoding solute carrier family 35 member F3 isoform X2, with amino-acid sequence MKKHSARVAPLSACNSPVLTLTKVEGEERPRDSPGPAEAQAPAGAEAGGRTSPHCWRCSGAQLRKIFWGVAVVLCVCSSWAGATQLAKLTFRKFDAPFTLTWFATNWNFLFFPLYYVGHVCKSEEKQSVRQRYRECCRFFGDNGLTLKVFFTKAAPFGVLWTLTNYLYLHAIKKVNTTDVSVLFCCNKAFVFLLSWIVLRDRFMGVRIVAAILAIAGIVMMTYADGFHSHSVIGIALVVGSASMSALYKVLFKLLLGGAKFGEAALFLSILGVFNILFITCIPVILYFTKVEYWSSFDDIPWGNLCGFSVLLLTFNIVLNFGIAVTYPTLMSVGIVLSVPVNAVVDHYTSKIVFNGVRVIAIIIIGLGFLLLLLPEEWDVWLIKLLTRLKVRKKEETAEGGADLGSGPQSKNRRARPSFAR